The following proteins come from a genomic window of Spirochaetota bacterium:
- a CDS encoding lipid A phosphoethanolamine transferase, with protein sequence MIKTIFESLRSKWVSFINTKYGNIIVILIFSIIYSLVFNAIDFMRYPVKYGNTFLNTLLLFILTIPLVFYFFLVVSINKTLFTVVTLLTTFLSSMMLYFIIVYKVRIYLFDTFILLLQTNPHEAKGVLSFDLVIMTLTITLCAALFLYAYNKFYNPAIGKQIKIILIFILSPILLVLYFSRPVMPYAFFYAINMYNKYQTIIHQPRTDISKLPSFFNKEKNSDLTVVFIIGEAARADHFSINGYTRKTSPNLEKLQVVSLPNIDSIYGVTNKSVPLMMTRATKEKEDITYKETSFVSLFNKHGFTTAWISNQDLIDNSYSNIAAFANEASIKKQIIWNKKDNKNFSVTNASILDENMLPELDELMKIKNRKLIILHCMGSHWEFHKHYPDTFRKYMPICTTSNVSRCNHDELINNYDNSILYADYFISEVIRRLQNTNAIVIYCSDHGEFLGEDGYYGHIPGIHRKEITNPAMFVWMSDEYKKRNPEKYTNLLKNKNKHLPTYIIFHSILDAASIYSKAADYTLSIFSKM encoded by the coding sequence ATGATAAAAACAATTTTTGAAAGCTTAAGGAGCAAATGGGTTTCTTTTATAAATACTAAATATGGCAACATTATTGTAATTTTAATATTTTCAATTATTTATTCATTAGTCTTCAATGCTATTGATTTCATGCGATATCCAGTAAAATATGGCAATACGTTTTTAAATACACTCCTGCTTTTTATACTAACAATCCCACTTGTTTTTTATTTTTTTCTTGTTGTTTCTATTAATAAAACCTTATTTACTGTTGTTACTTTACTTACCACTTTTTTAAGCTCAATGATGCTTTACTTTATTATAGTATACAAAGTCAGAATATATTTGTTTGATACGTTTATTTTACTGTTACAAACCAATCCTCACGAAGCAAAAGGTGTGTTAAGTTTTGATTTAGTAATAATGACGTTAACTATTACTCTTTGTGCTGCTTTGTTTCTTTATGCTTACAACAAATTTTATAATCCTGCAATTGGGAAGCAAATTAAAATCATATTAATATTCATTTTAAGCCCAATTCTTTTAGTACTATACTTTTCAAGGCCTGTGATGCCATATGCGTTCTTTTATGCTATTAATATGTATAACAAATACCAAACAATTATACATCAACCCCGCACAGATATCTCAAAACTACCTTCATTCTTTAACAAGGAAAAAAACAGTGATCTTACTGTTGTATTCATAATAGGAGAGGCGGCACGTGCAGATCATTTTTCAATAAACGGATATACAAGAAAGACATCACCAAATCTTGAAAAGCTACAGGTTGTAAGCCTTCCAAATATTGACTCAATCTACGGAGTTACCAATAAATCAGTTCCACTAATGATGACACGGGCAACAAAAGAAAAAGAAGATATCACATATAAAGAAACTTCCTTTGTGTCATTATTTAATAAACATGGATTTACTACTGCATGGATATCCAATCAGGACCTTATTGACAATAGCTATTCAAATATAGCAGCATTTGCCAATGAAGCATCAATCAAAAAGCAAATTATATGGAATAAAAAAGACAACAAAAACTTCAGTGTAACAAATGCTTCTATCCTGGATGAAAACATGCTACCCGAATTGGATGAGCTAATGAAAATTAAGAACCGAAAGCTCATAATATTACATTGTATGGGAAGCCATTGGGAATTCCACAAGCATTATCCCGATACTTTTAGAAAATATATGCCAATTTGTACTACAAGCAATGTATCGCGGTGCAATCACGATGAGCTTATAAATAATTACGATAATTCAATTTTGTATGCTGATTATTTCATATCTGAAGTTATACGGCGGTTACAAAACACAAACGCAATAGTTATCTATTGTTCAGACCATGGAGAATTTCTTGGCGAAGATGGCTACTATGGCCATATACCGGGTATACACAGGAAAGAAATAACAAATCCAGCCATGTTTGTTTGGATGTCAGATGAGTATAAAAAGAGAAACCCCGAAAAATATACAAATCTTTTGAAAAATAAAAATAAACACCTTCCTACTTATATTATCTTCCACAGTATTTTAGATGCTGCCTCAATATACAGTAAAGCAGCAGATTATACGCTAAGTATATTTTCTAAAATGTAA
- a CDS encoding glycosyltransferase family 39 protein — MDTIAQKNERMMVLLIVVFVVIYKFFTFRMFDIGGDAINYWFAAKHLYYNIPYIELDHQTARFGLIIPIWISQLLFGVHPAVSLIIPNLFFVIHVILIYKIGKYVKNSTVGLFAAILYMLCPYIIRFGTQVVPEAVGGPLVTASFYLLLKYKDDNNKEFLYLTMSAFLLFWAYCAHELDIFFMPGFLLVIWLFKRNMKHAIFYSAVLFVLFLFETAVFYYYTGDIMARYHAITGHHFTLEKFVPISFWQLFERYTKSQLWWRIPFYLYLILLYPIWKRSDIKIKSVIIPGVIFFLIMLFAVKSINPIIPALAYKEVHLLFALPFMVFVIAFAIDSGITYLADVINKKCIFLTMPIRLKFLLCLLS, encoded by the coding sequence ATGGATACTATCGCACAAAAAAATGAAAGGATGATGGTGCTACTTATTGTGGTGTTTGTTGTTATCTATAAGTTTTTCACCTTCAGGATGTTTGATATTGGTGGCGATGCAATTAACTATTGGTTTGCAGCAAAACATTTATATTATAATATACCGTATATAGAGCTTGATCACCAGACTGCTCGGTTTGGGCTGATAATCCCTATATGGATTAGCCAGCTTTTATTTGGAGTTCATCCTGCAGTATCACTTATAATTCCAAACCTGTTTTTTGTCATTCATGTCATTCTTATATATAAAATTGGGAAATACGTAAAAAACTCAACTGTTGGTCTTTTTGCAGCAATTCTATATATGCTGTGCCCGTATATCATACGGTTTGGTACGCAGGTAGTTCCTGAAGCTGTTGGTGGTCCTCTGGTTACAGCATCGTTTTATTTATTGCTAAAATATAAAGATGACAATAACAAAGAATTTTTATACCTGACCATGTCAGCTTTTCTGTTGTTCTGGGCATATTGTGCTCATGAACTTGATATTTTCTTCATGCCAGGTTTTTTGCTGGTTATATGGCTTTTTAAACGAAATATGAAACATGCAATATTCTACAGTGCAGTTTTGTTTGTATTATTCCTTTTTGAAACAGCAGTATTTTATTACTATACTGGTGATATTATGGCTAGATATCATGCTATCACTGGCCATCATTTTACCCTTGAAAAGTTTGTTCCCATATCTTTTTGGCAGCTTTTTGAACGATATACTAAATCACAACTATGGTGGCGAATACCATTTTATTTATATCTTATTTTGCTGTATCCTATCTGGAAAAGGTCAGATATAAAAATAAAATCTGTTATTATTCCTGGTGTTATATTCTTTTTAATAATGCTTTTTGCAGTTAAGAGTATTAATCCCATAATACCTGCACTGGCATATAAAGAAGTCCATCTGCTTTTTGCGTTGCCATTCATGGTATTTGTTATCGCTTTTGCTATCGATTCCGGTATTACATATTTAGCTGATGTTATTAATAAAAAATGTATATTTTTAACAATGCCAATCAGGTTAAAGTTTTTGCTATGTTTATTGTCATAA
- a CDS encoding porin family protein — MPKKAAISILLCIFIQCVNTYVFAQRYFGVGIHIGAQHDVGDLTSFYPDAQTEPQNSAIFGVALRLSVPFFFIRTGGDASFTINKGKVLENQATVGVSTYNVAYTMLPIYAGLQFPLQDRGAFYLGGGASYFYGTGKAKLSNGTSEDIDATAFGVGFLAGMQLHVTSSFSLYMEWMYVDARSKPVIATTGTYNPNNYKDLFIDYSGHRIMIGVMYYVL, encoded by the coding sequence ATGCCTAAAAAAGCTGCTATCTCTATTCTACTCTGCATATTTATTCAGTGTGTAAATACATACGTATTTGCCCAGCGTTACTTTGGGGTGGGAATCCATATTGGCGCTCAACATGACGTTGGTGACCTTACTTCATTTTATCCTGATGCACAAACCGAGCCGCAAAACAGCGCTATTTTTGGTGTTGCCCTGCGTTTATCAGTACCTTTCTTCTTTATCCGCACTGGTGGTGATGCATCCTTTACAATTAACAAAGGCAAAGTGTTGGAAAATCAGGCCACTGTAGGTGTTAGCACATACAATGTTGCGTACACCATGCTTCCTATTTATGCTGGCCTACAATTTCCGCTGCAAGACCGCGGTGCATTCTACTTAGGTGGTGGGGCATCATATTTTTATGGCACTGGAAAGGCGAAATTATCCAATGGCACTTCTGAAGATATCGACGCAACTGCGTTTGGTGTAGGATTTTTAGCCGGCATGCAACTGCATGTTACAAGTTCGTTTTCACTGTATATGGAATGGATGTATGTTGATGCACGTTCAAAGCCAGTCATTGCAACTACAGGTACTTATAATCCTAATAATTACAAAGACCTCTTTATTGATTACAGTGGCCACAGAATTATGATAGGTGTCATGTACTATGTTTTATAG
- a CDS encoding porin family protein: MTRVHHNTLLTCIMLLCVIFVVSHAYAIGEFSLGLNAGITYDPNHLEPTITQWNTTAKTTATSVEQITIPYSFTWGINIRYQFNYFLLRIGTHFTSPYSVRGKADANKVTISTYQFGLPATVGLIMPLRQRTYFFIGTGITYNYAYLEWKQTAPANRYRFADSIPGFHYMMGAEAPVTSKITLSVEWMHQEGRSIPIKDEIGGTIKQTISVKGDFLLFGVNYYIAM; this comes from the coding sequence ATGACAAGAGTACACCATAATACATTATTAACCTGCATCATGTTGCTATGTGTTATATTTGTTGTATCACATGCTTATGCCATTGGTGAATTTTCATTGGGTCTTAATGCTGGTATAACATATGACCCCAATCATTTAGAACCAACAATAACACAATGGAATACTACTGCAAAAACCACAGCCACATCCGTTGAACAGATTACGATACCCTATTCATTTACCTGGGGAATTAATATTCGCTATCAGTTTAATTATTTTCTTTTAAGGATTGGTACACATTTCACAAGCCCTTACAGCGTGCGTGGAAAAGCTGACGCAAATAAAGTTACCATTTCAACATATCAGTTTGGCCTACCCGCCACAGTTGGACTTATTATGCCCTTACGGCAGCGCACATATTTTTTTATTGGTACCGGTATAACATATAACTATGCATACCTTGAATGGAAGCAAACAGCACCTGCCAATAGATATCGCTTTGCTGATTCAATACCTGGATTTCACTATATGATGGGAGCCGAAGCACCCGTTACATCAAAGATCACTTTATCGGTTGAATGGATGCACCAAGAAGGCCGCTCAATACCCATCAAGGATGAGATTGGTGGCACAATAAAACAAACCATATCCGTTAAAGGTGATTTCCTTCTTTTTGGCGTTAACTACTATATTGCAATGTAA
- a CDS encoding prepilin peptidase — protein METNIFVLFIAFLFGASWGSFLYTFILRYIDGTYSNNAFHALTYPSHCPYCKEKIKTAYLIPIAGYFLARGRCSECKQSISFLYPLSEIACGCVAIATLLFFNWAIAPAYFIAITTSVCIAIIDVITMEIPNFLVGILFLSGIIVCATEGEWVVHFQGAALLFAVFIVPLLLIKGGFGGGDVKFAAAIGFFLGLYESIVALEIALITGALYGIGYAVFKSKTLKVHIPFGPFLTLGFILSLLVGKDVVQIYFSFLNKML, from the coding sequence ATGGAAACTAATATCTTTGTCTTGTTTATTGCCTTTCTTTTTGGCGCAAGCTGGGGCAGCTTTTTATATACATTTATTTTACGATATATTGATGGTACATACAGTAACAATGCGTTTCATGCGCTTACCTATCCATCCCACTGCCCATATTGCAAAGAAAAAATCAAAACAGCATACCTTATCCCTATAGCAGGCTATTTCCTTGCCAGAGGTCGCTGCAGTGAATGCAAGCAATCAATTTCTTTTCTTTACCCTTTGTCTGAAATCGCCTGCGGCTGTGTTGCTATCGCCACCCTTTTATTTTTTAATTGGGCGATAGCTCCTGCATATTTTATTGCAATTACCACCAGCGTATGTATTGCCATAATCGACGTCATCACTATGGAAATACCAAACTTTTTAGTGGGAATTCTATTTTTATCAGGCATTATTGTGTGCGCAACAGAAGGTGAGTGGGTAGTGCATTTTCAAGGTGCAGCATTACTCTTTGCTGTCTTCATTGTGCCGCTATTATTAATTAAAGGCGGATTTGGTGGTGGTGATGTAAAATTTGCTGCTGCAATAGGATTTTTCTTAGGATTATATGAATCAATAGTAGCTTTGGAGATAGCTCTAATCACAGGTGCACTGTATGGAATAGGATATGCAGTGTTTAAGAGCAAAACGCTCAAAGTGCACATACCATTTGGTCCTTTTTTAACATTAGGATTTATTCTTTCACTTTTAGTTGGAAAAGATGTTGTTCAGATATATTTTTCTTTTTTGAATAAGATGCTCTGA